One Curtobacterium sp. BH-2-1-1 genomic region harbors:
- a CDS encoding phosphoribosyl-ATP diphosphatase — translation MKTFDDLFQELTEKARTRPEGSGTVAELDAGVHQIGKKIVEEAAEVWMAAEYEGDERTSEEISQLVYHLQVLMVAKGLTPADVWRHL, via the coding sequence GTGAAGACGTTCGACGACCTGTTCCAGGAGCTCACCGAGAAGGCGCGCACGCGCCCCGAGGGCTCCGGCACCGTCGCCGAACTGGACGCCGGCGTGCACCAGATCGGCAAGAAGATCGTGGAAGAAGCGGCCGAGGTCTGGATGGCGGCCGAGTACGAGGGCGACGAGCGCACCTCAGAGGAGATCTCGCAGCTCGTGTACCACCTGCAGGTGCTCATGGTGGCGAAGGGGCTCACCCCGGCGGACGTCTGGCGACATCTCTGA
- a CDS encoding TetR/AcrR family transcriptional regulator, with translation MPDRPFHHGNLRAVLLDEAVTVLREDGVDGLSLRDLARRAGVSHGAPRSHFVDRQALLDAVAELGFDRLAAAVRRALAGAGDLDDRFRRVALAYVDFAIDDAALMDLMFQAKTTTRAESVQAAASSLFAVLDGAMGSALADGGDGDARHLFKLLFAATMQGIAALVISRRIDRAEGERLVDAALETMLRSDLGSRAVGAS, from the coding sequence ATGCCGGATCGTCCCTTCCACCACGGGAACCTCCGCGCCGTCCTGCTCGACGAGGCCGTGACGGTCCTGCGTGAGGACGGTGTCGACGGGCTGTCCCTGCGTGACCTCGCGCGCCGTGCCGGTGTGAGCCACGGAGCGCCGCGGAGCCACTTCGTCGATCGCCAGGCGCTCCTCGACGCCGTGGCCGAGCTCGGCTTCGACCGGCTGGCCGCCGCGGTGCGCCGAGCGCTGGCCGGGGCCGGTGACCTGGACGACCGCTTCCGCCGGGTCGCCCTCGCGTACGTCGACTTCGCGATCGACGACGCCGCGCTGATGGACCTGATGTTCCAGGCGAAGACGACCACCCGGGCCGAGTCGGTGCAGGCTGCCGCCTCGTCGCTGTTCGCTGTGCTCGACGGCGCGATGGGGAGCGCGCTGGCGGACGGCGGCGACGGCGACGCCCGGCACCTGTTCAAGCTCCTGTTCGCCGCCACCATGCAGGGGATCGCCGCGCTCGTGATCTCGCGTCGGATCGATCGCGCCGAGGGGGAGCGGCTGGTGGACGCCGCGCTGGAGACGATGCTCCGCTCCGACCTCGGCTCCCGCGCGGTCGGCGCGAGCTGA
- the trpC gene encoding indole-3-glycerol phosphate synthase TrpC encodes MLETLVAGALEDAAARRVDRPYADVERDLDRVASPLDALTFLAPGDRVKILAEVKRASPSRGSMAPIEDPASLAADYERGGASTISVLTEGRKFLGSLADLEAVRARVGVPVLRKDFIADPYQVIEARASGADVVLLIVAALEQQQLVELHTLAEELGMHVLVEAHSADEVARGLDAGARILGVNARDLTDFSLDRDLFGSLADRIPDGVVRVAESAVAGPADVAHYRAAGADVVLVGEALVTGDDPAATLASFIAAADRD; translated from the coding sequence GTGCTCGAGACCCTCGTCGCGGGCGCGCTCGAGGACGCCGCGGCCCGTCGCGTCGACCGTCCGTACGCGGACGTCGAACGCGACCTGGACCGCGTCGCGTCCCCGCTCGACGCCCTCACGTTCCTGGCCCCCGGCGACCGGGTGAAGATCCTCGCCGAGGTCAAGCGTGCCAGCCCGTCCCGCGGGTCCATGGCTCCGATCGAGGACCCCGCGTCCCTCGCCGCCGACTACGAGCGCGGCGGTGCCTCGACGATCAGCGTCCTGACCGAGGGGCGCAAGTTCCTCGGCAGCCTCGCCGACCTCGAAGCGGTCAGGGCCCGGGTGGGCGTCCCCGTCCTCCGCAAGGACTTCATCGCCGACCCGTACCAGGTGATCGAGGCCCGGGCGTCCGGTGCCGACGTCGTCCTGCTCATCGTGGCGGCGCTCGAGCAGCAGCAGCTGGTCGAGCTCCACACCCTGGCGGAAGAACTCGGCATGCACGTCCTGGTCGAGGCGCACTCGGCGGACGAGGTCGCACGCGGGCTCGACGCCGGAGCGCGGATCCTCGGGGTGAACGCCCGCGACCTGACCGACTTCTCGCTCGACCGCGACCTGTTCGGATCGCTCGCCGACCGGATCCCCGACGGGGTCGTGCGCGTCGCCGAGTCCGCGGTCGCCGGTCCGGCCGACGTCGCGCACTACCGTGCCGCCGGCGCCGACGTCGTCCTGGTGGGGGAGGCGCTCGTGACGGGCGACGACCCCGCTGCCACACTCGCGTCGTTCATCGCAGCCGCCGACCGCGACTGA
- a CDS encoding HGxxPAAW family protein, with translation MSNTEPAELGEGHSPAAWTAVVIMLIGFAAGTLFFWFDQPWGVWASAGVVLIGLIVGGVMKKAGYGVDGPKFVPKHHSE, from the coding sequence GTGAGCAATACTGAGCCCGCAGAACTCGGCGAAGGCCACTCGCCGGCAGCCTGGACCGCCGTCGTGATCATGCTGATCGGATTCGCGGCCGGCACGCTGTTCTTCTGGTTCGACCAGCCGTGGGGCGTCTGGGCCTCCGCCGGCGTGGTGCTCATCGGCCTCATCGTCGGTGGCGTCATGAAGAAGGCGGGCTACGGCGTCGACGGCCCGAAGTTCGTCCCCAAGCACCACTCCGAGTAG
- the hisI gene encoding phosphoribosyl-AMP cyclohydrolase produces MTDSTSTSTDAVLDRARFGADGLLPAIVQEESSKDVLMLGYMDREALRRTLTEGRVTFWSRSRNEYWRKGDTSGHAQYVRGAAFDCDADTLLVTVEQVGAACHTGAHRCFDVDPLEPVTASAPDGAASDLAGAPSALAAGAVEETR; encoded by the coding sequence ATGACCGACAGCACCAGCACCAGCACGGACGCGGTCCTCGACCGCGCGCGGTTCGGTGCGGACGGGCTGCTCCCCGCCATCGTGCAAGAGGAGTCGTCGAAGGACGTCCTCATGCTCGGCTACATGGACCGAGAAGCCCTGCGCCGCACCCTGACCGAGGGACGGGTGACCTTCTGGTCGCGGTCCCGGAACGAGTACTGGCGCAAGGGCGACACCTCGGGGCACGCGCAGTACGTGCGCGGGGCGGCGTTCGACTGCGATGCGGACACGCTCCTCGTGACCGTCGAACAGGTCGGTGCCGCATGCCACACCGGCGCGCACCGCTGCTTCGACGTCGACCCCCTCGAGCCCGTGACGGCGTCCGCGCCCGACGGTGCCGCGTCCGATCTCGCCGGTGCCCCGTCCGCTCTCGCTGCTGGGGCCGTGGAGGAGACCCGATGA
- the lgt gene encoding prolipoprotein diacylglyceryl transferase → MPLLSIPSPSTAWQYFDLTAWLRDAFGWSLPLDFRIHAYAICILLGIVAAVILANRRLNARGVERWIIIDIAIWAVPAGIIGGRLFHVFTHVSDYFGPGRDPLSFLYIWEGGLAIFGALILGSVGAYIGCRQVGLRFTAFIDAVVPGVLLAQAFGRLGNYFNHELFGMPTSLPWGLQIESSNAAFPKGLPEGTLFHPTFLYEIIWNVVGVVVILLLDKKFRLQWGKVLSLYLIWYGIGRSVLESIRVDTSETFFGIRTNVWMSFAAILLGIIIFLVQSKRHLGKEPSPYLPGREPRSKSGVDSDDTWSESDDDAPAAVTDSDPVTSSTAGRA, encoded by the coding sequence ATGCCCCTCCTGAGCATCCCGAGCCCGAGCACCGCGTGGCAGTACTTCGACCTGACCGCCTGGCTGCGCGACGCGTTCGGTTGGTCGCTGCCGCTCGACTTCCGCATCCACGCCTACGCGATCTGCATCCTGCTCGGGATCGTCGCCGCCGTCATTCTCGCGAACCGCCGGCTCAACGCGCGCGGCGTCGAGCGCTGGATCATCATCGACATCGCGATCTGGGCCGTCCCCGCCGGGATCATCGGCGGTCGCCTGTTCCACGTGTTCACGCACGTCAGCGACTACTTCGGTCCCGGGCGCGACCCGCTGTCCTTCCTCTACATCTGGGAGGGCGGCCTCGCGATCTTCGGCGCGCTCATACTCGGTTCGGTCGGCGCCTACATCGGCTGCCGCCAGGTCGGCCTGCGGTTCACCGCGTTCATCGACGCCGTCGTGCCGGGCGTGCTGCTCGCCCAGGCGTTCGGTCGCCTCGGCAACTACTTCAACCACGAGCTCTTCGGCATGCCGACCAGCCTGCCGTGGGGCCTGCAGATCGAGTCGTCGAACGCGGCGTTCCCGAAGGGCCTGCCCGAGGGCACGCTCTTCCACCCGACGTTCCTCTACGAGATCATCTGGAACGTCGTCGGCGTCGTCGTGATCCTGCTGCTCGACAAGAAGTTCCGCCTGCAGTGGGGCAAGGTCCTGTCGCTCTACCTGATCTGGTACGGCATCGGTCGCTCGGTCCTCGAGTCCATCCGCGTCGACACGAGCGAGACGTTCTTCGGCATCCGGACGAACGTGTGGATGTCCTTCGCGGCGATCCTGCTCGGCATCATCATCTTCCTCGTGCAGTCCAAGCGGCACCTCGGCAAGGAGCCGAGTCCGTACCTGCCCGGTCGCGAGCCCCGCTCGAAGTCCGGGGTAGACTCGGACGACACCTGGTCAGAGTCCGACGACGACGCTCCGGCGGCCGTCACCGACTCCGATCCGGTCACCAGCAGCACCGCTGGCCGCGCGTAG
- a CDS encoding anthranilate synthase component I: MSTATLSDTPHTTSRPEFDALLDAHRVVPVVRALYADSETPVGVYRKLADGRPGTFLLESAGQGGLWSRWSFVGVRSFGVLTQDGDRAAWIDTGIPASRAVDSLDGEPLEVLARLHERWATPRIPGTPPLVGGTVGFIGWEAVRQLEHLPNVPPADFDVPGQALAFVSELAALDHRTGLVLLVASVLNDGVDDAEALWADAQARLDRMQADLVQPSAATVAEAFDIAEPTPTHRSTPADYMAAVERSKGFIRDGDVFQVVISQRFDHEVTADPLDVYRVLRTLNPSPYMYFLSLADTADERFWIVGASPEALVKVQDGRAITHPIAGSRPRGATPEADVRLGEDLLEDPKERAEHLMLVDLARNDLQKVCEPGTVAVTEFMTVERFSHIMHLVSSVEGAVRPGASAIDVFRATFPAGTLSGAPKPRALEIIDELEPAKRGAYAGVVGYFDFAGDADLAIAIRSALIKDGVARVQAGAGLVADSDPETEHIEAVNKAAAPLRAIATANRMRGVHS; encoded by the coding sequence ATGAGCACCGCGACGCTCTCCGACACGCCGCACACGACCTCCCGTCCGGAGTTCGACGCCCTGCTCGACGCCCACCGCGTCGTCCCCGTCGTGCGCGCGCTCTACGCCGACAGCGAGACGCCGGTCGGTGTCTACCGGAAGCTCGCCGACGGCCGGCCCGGTACCTTCCTGCTCGAGTCCGCCGGGCAGGGCGGCCTCTGGTCGCGCTGGTCCTTCGTCGGGGTGCGCAGCTTCGGCGTGCTCACCCAGGACGGCGACCGTGCCGCGTGGATCGACACCGGCATCCCGGCGTCCCGCGCCGTCGACTCGCTCGACGGCGAGCCGCTCGAGGTCCTGGCGCGGCTGCACGAGCGCTGGGCGACCCCGCGGATCCCCGGCACCCCGCCGCTCGTCGGTGGCACCGTCGGGTTCATCGGCTGGGAGGCCGTCCGTCAGCTCGAGCACCTGCCCAACGTGCCGCCGGCCGACTTCGACGTGCCGGGGCAGGCCCTCGCGTTCGTGTCCGAGCTCGCCGCGCTCGACCACCGCACCGGGCTCGTCCTGCTCGTCGCCAGCGTGCTGAACGACGGTGTCGACGACGCCGAAGCGCTGTGGGCGGACGCCCAGGCGCGACTCGACCGGATGCAGGCCGACCTCGTGCAGCCCTCCGCCGCGACCGTCGCCGAGGCGTTCGACATCGCCGAGCCGACCCCGACCCACCGGTCCACCCCCGCGGACTACATGGCCGCCGTCGAGCGGTCGAAGGGCTTCATCCGCGACGGGGACGTCTTCCAGGTCGTCATCTCGCAGCGGTTCGACCACGAGGTCACCGCGGATCCCCTCGACGTGTACCGCGTGCTGCGGACGCTCAACCCGAGCCCGTACATGTACTTCCTGTCCCTGGCGGACACCGCCGACGAGCGCTTCTGGATCGTCGGTGCCTCGCCCGAGGCCCTGGTCAAGGTGCAGGACGGCCGGGCGATCACCCACCCGATCGCCGGGTCGCGTCCGCGCGGCGCCACACCCGAGGCGGACGTCCGTCTCGGCGAGGACCTGCTCGAGGACCCGAAGGAGCGCGCCGAGCACCTCATGCTCGTCGACCTGGCGCGCAACGACCTGCAGAAGGTCTGCGAGCCGGGCACGGTCGCCGTGACCGAGTTCATGACGGTCGAGCGGTTCAGCCACATCATGCACCTGGTGTCGAGCGTCGAGGGCGCCGTGCGGCCCGGGGCCTCGGCGATCGACGTGTTCCGGGCGACCTTCCCGGCCGGCACCCTCTCCGGGGCGCCGAAGCCGCGGGCGCTCGAGATCATCGACGAGCTCGAACCCGCGAAGCGTGGGGCCTACGCGGGCGTGGTCGGGTACTTCGACTTCGCCGGCGACGCCGACCTCGCGATCGCGATCCGCAGCGCCCTCATCAAGGACGGTGTGGCACGCGTGCAGGCCGGGGCCGGGCTCGTGGCCGACTCCGACCCCGAGACCGAGCACATCGAGGCCGTGAACAAGGCCGCGGCACCGCTGCGGGCCATCGCGACCGCGAACCGGATGCGTGGGGTGCACTCGTGA
- the trpB gene encoding tryptophan synthase subunit beta: protein MTSLRDLHGPYFGDFGGRFVPESLVLALDELEAAFREAWADPAFRDELDTLQRDYTGRPSIITEVPRFAKHAGGARIILKREDLNHTGSHKINNVLGQALVAKRLGKTRLIAETGAGQHGVATATAAALFGMDCVVYMGAVDTERQALNVARMRLLGAEVIPVETGSRTLKDAINDALRDWVANVDSTHYLLGTVAGPHPFPEMVREFHKVIGEEARQQVLDRVGRLPDAVAACVGGGSNAMGIFEAFLDDESVALHGFEAGGDGVETGRHAASITLGREGVLQGTKSYLMQDEDGQTIESHSISAGLDYPSVGPEHAYLASIGRAKYEPITDDEAMEAFRLLSRTEGILPAIESSHALAGAIKLGKELGPEGVILVNLSGRGDKDVASASRYFGILDENAVQL from the coding sequence GTGACCTCACTCCGCGACCTGCACGGACCGTACTTCGGCGACTTCGGCGGGCGGTTCGTCCCCGAGTCGCTCGTCCTCGCGCTCGACGAACTCGAAGCGGCGTTCCGCGAGGCCTGGGCGGACCCGGCCTTCCGCGACGAGCTCGACACGCTCCAGCGCGACTACACCGGGCGGCCCTCGATCATCACCGAGGTGCCCCGGTTCGCCAAGCACGCCGGCGGTGCCCGGATCATCCTCAAGCGCGAGGACCTCAACCACACCGGCTCGCACAAGATCAACAACGTGCTCGGTCAGGCCCTCGTGGCCAAGCGCCTCGGCAAGACGCGCCTCATCGCCGAGACCGGCGCCGGCCAGCACGGCGTGGCGACGGCCACCGCGGCGGCGCTCTTCGGCATGGACTGCGTCGTCTACATGGGCGCCGTCGACACCGAGCGCCAGGCGTTGAACGTCGCCCGGATGCGCCTGCTCGGTGCCGAGGTGATCCCGGTCGAGACCGGCTCCCGCACGCTGAAGGACGCCATCAACGACGCCCTGCGCGACTGGGTCGCCAACGTCGACTCCACGCACTACCTGCTCGGCACCGTCGCCGGCCCGCACCCGTTCCCCGAGATGGTGCGCGAGTTCCACAAGGTCATCGGCGAAGAGGCCCGCCAGCAGGTCCTCGACCGGGTCGGACGCCTGCCCGACGCGGTCGCCGCGTGCGTCGGCGGCGGCTCGAACGCCATGGGCATCTTCGAGGCCTTCCTCGACGACGAGTCCGTCGCGCTGCACGGCTTCGAGGCCGGTGGCGACGGCGTCGAGACCGGTCGGCACGCCGCGAGCATCACGCTCGGTCGCGAGGGCGTCCTCCAGGGCACGAAGTCCTACCTCATGCAGGACGAGGACGGCCAGACGATCGAGAGCCACAGCATCTCCGCCGGGCTCGACTACCCGAGCGTCGGGCCGGAGCACGCCTACCTCGCCTCGATCGGGCGTGCGAAGTACGAGCCGATCACCGACGACGAGGCGATGGAGGCCTTCCGCCTGCTGAGCCGCACCGAGGGCATCCTGCCGGCGATCGAGTCGTCGCACGCCCTCGCCGGGGCGATCAAGCTCGGCAAGGAACTCGGCCCAGAGGGCGTCATCCTCGTCAACCTGTCCGGCCGGGGTGACAAGGACGTCGCGTCCGCCAGTCGCTACTTCGGCATCCTCGACGAGAACGCGGTGCAGCTGTGA
- the rpe gene encoding ribulose-phosphate 3-epimerase: MTIRISPSILSADFANLERELHRIETADLVHVDVMDNHFVPNLTLGLPIVQRLQEVSPVPLDVHLMITNADTEAPKYAETGASSVTFHFEAADDPVATAAAIRSNGARAAVAVKPGTPITQVLHHLDAYDMILLMTVEPGFGGQAFMHSVMPKLADARAAVDASGLDVWLEVDGGIAVDTVPEAVRSGADTLVAGSAVYGGEPAARIADLREAAAAARS, from the coding sequence GTGACGATCCGCATCTCGCCGAGCATCCTGTCCGCCGACTTCGCGAACCTCGAACGCGAGCTCCACCGCATCGAGACCGCCGACCTGGTGCACGTCGACGTGATGGACAACCACTTCGTGCCGAACCTCACGCTGGGCCTGCCGATCGTGCAGCGCCTGCAGGAGGTCTCCCCGGTGCCGCTCGACGTCCACCTCATGATCACGAACGCCGACACCGAGGCGCCGAAGTACGCCGAGACCGGTGCGTCGAGCGTGACCTTCCACTTCGAGGCCGCCGACGACCCGGTGGCGACCGCCGCGGCGATCCGCTCGAACGGCGCCCGGGCAGCCGTCGCGGTGAAGCCCGGCACCCCGATCACCCAGGTGCTCCACCACCTCGACGCCTACGACATGATCCTGCTCATGACGGTCGAGCCCGGGTTCGGCGGCCAGGCGTTCATGCACTCGGTGATGCCGAAGCTCGCCGACGCCCGTGCGGCGGTCGACGCCTCGGGGCTCGACGTCTGGCTCGAGGTCGACGGCGGGATCGCGGTCGACACGGTGCCCGAGGCGGTCCGCAGCGGTGCCGACACCCTCGTGGCGGGCTCCGCGGTCTACGGCGGCGAGCCGGCCGCGCGCATCGCGGACCTGCGCGAGGCGGCCGCGGCAGCACGCTCGTGA
- a CDS encoding Trp biosynthesis-associated membrane protein — translation MTARRSRPLVVVAGLAVAGIIMLSWTQTWFTVHLHAGAAVAAKVDADGAAAVPQYTALAIASLALFLAMTIAGRVVRIVLAAVEILLGVGVVVSGITALADPVAAAKGAVGEVAGVADLSAVRRAVSSVDVSAWPVVGIVGGVLAMALGVVVLVVQRSWPGPSRKYGAATAGAAADARAVAPVERDAVVDWDDLSAGVDPTSDAVAGPDSAAAGPDDASADAAGAAPDDTVGSNGRRSNDGVEAERGAP, via the coding sequence GTGACGGCCCGCCGCTCCCGGCCGCTCGTCGTCGTCGCCGGCCTCGCCGTCGCGGGCATCATCATGCTCTCGTGGACGCAGACCTGGTTCACGGTCCACCTCCACGCGGGCGCTGCCGTCGCCGCGAAGGTGGACGCCGACGGTGCGGCCGCGGTCCCGCAGTACACCGCCCTGGCGATCGCGAGCCTCGCGCTCTTCCTGGCGATGACCATCGCCGGTCGGGTCGTCCGGATCGTGCTCGCCGCCGTCGAGATCCTGCTCGGCGTCGGCGTGGTGGTGTCCGGGATCACCGCCCTGGCCGACCCGGTCGCCGCAGCGAAGGGCGCCGTGGGCGAGGTCGCGGGCGTCGCGGACCTGTCCGCCGTCCGCCGGGCCGTGTCGAGCGTGGACGTGTCGGCGTGGCCGGTCGTCGGCATCGTCGGCGGCGTGCTCGCGATGGCGCTCGGGGTCGTCGTGCTCGTCGTGCAGCGGTCCTGGCCGGGGCCGAGCCGGAAGTACGGTGCGGCCACCGCGGGCGCGGCGGCGGATGCCCGTGCGGTGGCGCCGGTCGAGCGTGACGCCGTCGTGGACTGGGACGACCTGAGCGCCGGTGTCGACCCGACCTCGGACGCGGTCGCAGGCCCCGACAGCGCAGCCGCGGGCCCCGACGACGCGAGCGCGGACGCTGCCGGAGCGGCCCCGGACGACACGGTAGGATCGAACGGACGCCGGTCGAACGACGGCGTCGAAGCAGAACGAGGAGCACCGTGA
- the hisF gene encoding imidazole glycerol phosphate synthase subunit HisF, whose protein sequence is MTGSGAVPPARAGGVAVRVIPCLDVKGGRVVKGVNFLDLQDAGDPVELAARYYEQGADELTFLDVGATVENRATMYDTVTRTAEQVFIPLTVGGGVRSVDDVSRLQQCGADKIGVNSAAIARPDLVGEIADRFGAQAVVLSLDIKRSDRMPSGFVVTTHGGRTESDLDALAWAREAVERGAGELLVNSIDADGTKNGFDVELVAAVRAVASVPVIASGGAGRLEHFAPAIEAGADAVLAASVFHRGEMTIGDVKAALRATGHAVR, encoded by the coding sequence GTGACCGGCTCCGGTGCCGTGCCGCCGGCACGCGCGGGCGGGGTCGCCGTCCGGGTCATCCCCTGCCTGGACGTCAAGGGCGGCCGGGTCGTCAAGGGCGTCAACTTCCTGGACTTGCAGGACGCCGGTGACCCGGTCGAGCTCGCCGCGCGCTACTACGAGCAGGGCGCGGACGAGCTGACCTTCCTCGACGTGGGTGCCACGGTCGAGAACCGCGCGACGATGTACGACACGGTGACGCGCACGGCCGAGCAGGTGTTCATCCCGCTCACGGTCGGAGGCGGCGTCCGGAGCGTCGACGACGTGTCGCGACTGCAGCAGTGCGGTGCGGACAAGATCGGCGTGAACAGCGCCGCGATCGCGCGTCCGGACCTCGTCGGCGAGATCGCGGACCGGTTCGGCGCGCAGGCCGTCGTGCTTTCCCTGGACATCAAGCGGTCCGACCGGATGCCGTCGGGCTTCGTCGTGACGACCCACGGCGGTCGGACCGAGTCCGACCTCGACGCGCTCGCCTGGGCGCGCGAGGCCGTCGAGCGCGGCGCGGGGGAGCTCCTCGTCAACTCGATCGACGCGGACGGCACGAAGAACGGGTTCGACGTCGAGCTCGTGGCAGCGGTGCGCGCGGTCGCGTCGGTCCCGGTCATCGCCTCGGGAGGCGCGGGTCGGCTCGAGCACTTCGCCCCCGCGATCGAGGCGGGCGCGGATGCCGTCCTCGCCGCCAGCGTCTTCCACCGCGGCGAGATGACCATCGGTGACGTGAAGGCCGCGCTGCGCGCGACCGGGCACGCCGTCCGCTGA
- the trpA gene encoding tryptophan synthase subunit alpha codes for MTTNQTVATTIDTANAERAGAVVGYLPAGYPDVQTSVDAAVALAENGVDVIELGLPYSDPVMDGPVIQRAAEESLANGFRVAQVFDAVHQITERANVPVLVMTYWNPVLRYGVERFADDLVAAGAAGLITPDLIPDEGAEWIRESERTGLDRVFLAAPSSSDTRMQQAVRSSRGFVYAVSTMGVTGAREGVDVAARTVVSRLRDAGVERTCVGLGISTAEQVGEVLEYADGAIIGSAFVRALADLGVQGVADRAADLTSGAQRR; via the coding sequence GTGACCACGAACCAGACGGTCGCGACGACGATCGACACCGCCAACGCCGAGCGCGCGGGCGCCGTCGTCGGCTACCTGCCCGCCGGCTACCCCGACGTGCAGACGAGCGTCGACGCCGCCGTGGCCCTGGCCGAGAACGGCGTCGACGTCATCGAGCTCGGCCTGCCGTACTCCGACCCGGTGATGGACGGCCCGGTCATCCAGCGGGCGGCAGAGGAGAGCCTGGCGAACGGCTTCCGCGTCGCGCAGGTCTTCGACGCCGTGCACCAGATCACCGAGCGGGCGAACGTGCCCGTGCTCGTGATGACCTACTGGAACCCGGTGCTCCGGTACGGCGTCGAGCGGTTCGCCGACGACCTCGTCGCCGCGGGTGCCGCCGGGCTCATCACGCCGGACCTCATCCCCGACGAGGGCGCCGAGTGGATCCGCGAGTCGGAGCGCACCGGCCTGGACCGGGTGTTCCTCGCAGCCCCGTCCTCGTCGGACACGCGCATGCAGCAGGCGGTCCGGTCCAGCCGCGGGTTCGTCTACGCCGTCTCCACCATGGGCGTCACCGGCGCGCGCGAGGGCGTCGACGTCGCAGCGCGCACCGTCGTGTCGCGGCTCCGCGACGCCGGGGTCGAGCGCACGTGCGTCGGTCTCGGCATCTCGACGGCGGAGCAGGTCGGCGAGGTCCTCGAGTACGCCGACGGCGCCATCATCGGCTCCGCCTTCGTCCGGGCCCTGGCGGACCTCGGCGTGCAGGGCGTGGCCGACCGGGCAGCCGACCTCACCTCCGGCGCGCAGCGCCGCTGA
- the hisG gene encoding ATP phosphoribosyltransferase, which translates to MLRIAVPNKGSLSETASDMLREAGYAGRRDPKALHLLDERNGVEFFFLRPRDIATYVGSGALDVGITGRDLLLDSGSAAHEVDALGFADSTFRFAGTPGRFSTLQDLDGVRVATSYPGLVGEFLAKHGVTATLVKLDGAVESAVRLGVADAVADVVSTGSTLRAAGLEIFGPVILESTALLISTDETIPGIDVLRRRLQGVLVARGYVMLDYDIPTGLLEQATAVASGIESPTVSPLHGRDWSAVRVMIPRDDANLIMDALYDLGARAILVSPIHAARL; encoded by the coding sequence ATGCTCCGCATCGCCGTGCCCAACAAGGGCTCCCTGTCCGAGACCGCGTCCGACATGCTGCGCGAGGCCGGGTACGCCGGCCGCCGCGACCCGAAGGCCCTCCACCTGCTCGACGAACGCAACGGCGTCGAGTTCTTCTTCCTCCGCCCCCGCGACATCGCCACGTACGTCGGTTCCGGCGCGCTCGACGTCGGCATCACCGGCCGCGACCTGCTGCTCGACTCCGGCTCCGCTGCGCACGAGGTCGACGCGCTCGGGTTTGCCGACTCGACGTTCCGGTTCGCCGGTACGCCCGGCCGGTTCAGCACGCTGCAGGACCTCGACGGTGTGCGGGTGGCCACGAGCTACCCCGGGCTCGTGGGGGAGTTCCTCGCGAAGCACGGCGTCACCGCGACGCTCGTGAAGCTCGACGGCGCGGTCGAGAGCGCCGTGCGCCTCGGAGTCGCCGACGCCGTGGCCGACGTGGTCTCGACGGGCAGCACGCTCCGGGCCGCTGGCCTCGAGATCTTCGGGCCGGTCATCCTCGAGTCGACCGCGCTCCTCATCTCCACCGACGAGACGATTCCCGGCATCGACGTCCTGCGGCGCCGACTGCAGGGCGTGCTCGTCGCGCGCGGCTACGTGATGCTCGACTACGACATCCCCACCGGGCTCCTCGAACAGGCGACCGCCGTCGCGTCGGGCATCGAGTCGCCGACGGTCTCGCCGCTCCACGGTCGTGACTGGTCGGCCGTCCGCGTGATGATCCCGCGCGACGACGCGAACCTCATCATGGACGCGCTGTACGACCTCGGCGCGCGCGCCATCCTCGTCAGCCCGATCCACGCCGCACGACTGTGA